The following proteins are encoded in a genomic region of Ctenopharyngodon idella isolate HZGC_01 chromosome 12, HZGC01, whole genome shotgun sequence:
- the ndr2 gene encoding nodal-related 2 — MHVRGALRVACYHLLLLGVFGKHNNHHGTRNMSPHPSRLDRSHRHHLPTYMMHLYRHFKLNQTRPVENMEHEQADTIKSILSKSLINQDGHYVTHFDLSSVLSERQIQAAELRIRIPKETYQMNITVEIKHQQDVPCNQRDVCLENQSLGRLSGSSLMSVSHHWRVYNVTDLLLNWIGPKLSERRRVKTKRAAISLQNGPKHTDGIRHRAMLLIFSHTTSEQGEQDKASLLHTAEKSKFLFNTEGKEVRRERPHKSKRGRRGQPMRNPELVRSPAERSSMCRRVDMHVDFNQIGWGSWIVFPKKYNAYRCEGSCPNPLGEELHPTNHAYMQSLLKYYHPSRAPAACCAPTKMSPLSMLYYENGELILRHHEDMVVEECGCL; from the exons ATGCATGTGCGCGGAGCTTTGCGCGTGGCCTGCTACCATCTTCTGCTTCTTGGAGTATTCGGAAAGCACAATAATCATCATGGCACACGGAATATGTCACCTCACCCATCCAGATTGGACCGGAGCCACCGGCATCACTTACCCACCTACATGATGCACCTCTACCGGCACTTCAAACTCAACCAGACGCGTCCTGTGGAGAACATGGAGCACGAGCAAGCGGACACCATCAAGAGCATCCTGTCAAAGA GTTTGATCAATCAAGACGGGCACTACGTCACACACTTCGACCTCTCCTCGGTGCTGTCTGAACGTCAGATTCAGGCCGCGGAGCTGAGGATTCGTATTCCCAAAGAAACGTATCAGATGAACATCACAGTGGAGATCAAACACCAGCAGGACGTCCCGTGCAACCAGCGTGACGTCTGTCTGGAGAACCAGTCGCTGGGCCGGCTGTCGGGATCATCTCTGATGAGCGTCTCCCATCACTGGAGGGTCTACAACGTCACAGACCTGCTCCTAAACTGGATCGGTCCGAAACTCTCCGAGAGGAGGCGCGTGAAGACGAAGAGAGCCGCGATATCTCTTCAGAACGGGCCCAAACATACGGATGGCATCCGTCACAGAGCCATGCTGCTGATATTCTCACACACCACCTCCGAACAGGGAGAACAGGACAAGGCCAGTCTCCTCCACACGGCGGAGAAGTCCAAGTTCTTATTCAACACCGAAGGAAAGGAGGTGCGGAGAGAGAGGCCGCACAAGAGCAAGAGGGGTCGCAGAGGTCAACCCATGAGGAACCCGGAGCTGGTCCGGAGTCCGGCGGAGAGGAGCTCCATGTGCAGGAGAGTGGACATGCACGTGGACTTCAATCAGATCGGATGGGGATCGTGGATCGTGTTCCCCAAGAAGTACAACGCGTACCGCTGCGAGGGGAGCTGCCCGAACCCTCTGGGGGAAGAGCTTCATCCCACAAACCACGCGTACATGCAG AGTTTGCTGAAGTACTACCATCCCAGCAGAGCTCCGGCCGCCTGCTGCGCGCCCACAAAGATGAGTCCTCTGAGCATGCTGTACTACGAGAACGGAGAGCTGATCCTGAGACATCATGAAGACATGGTGGTGGAGGAGTGCGGCTGTCTCTGA